A part of Oncorhynchus kisutch isolate 150728-3 linkage group LG2, Okis_V2, whole genome shotgun sequence genomic DNA contains:
- the LOC109883210 gene encoding protein DBF4 homolog A, with product MKSRRTQKSTKPHLQDPKLADKGHKSASKSHAKPPCESYPAPKKPFTGKLFYLDLPSNRRAETLENDIKRFGGTVEKFFSKEIKYLVSNKREARYVQCHGRDPLVPSPDSGHSSPHPRPHPGSHRDSLKGSSQGQADMVVISRGKSFVKRVVKEQVRIHVNEILTNALEWGVKILYIDDVIAYMEKKKRNDKYTAEKPTATTAAVKKSAKGEPTGKPAFQKYKGGRIRKPFVKVVDSSRHYRPIYLAMPNMPEFNLTSAPPCSPFYVDYQEHSGKRPKEHRNRGARVSASEERGQDRARRNREKKRGGYCECCTLKYNNIKAHLRSEQHKAFSRSDEYLVVDRLITTLPFNFSHVKTTQTPTTRSKYSITSLLCVPGPSIQMEEEKEGGVEPKELKGGLMSLWSTTVEPPLSQSVESPLEQPRKRSLGAPVPHSTSEGEKRCSYVPDRPQPKHRSLSCKQRCQQGSPRKHPQRAGLSQTPVSNAEIDPSTLDSVANPRLSHQGQRTHTGKDGRSSFSHTEDLQCGDPAGRVKVPSSQHKVAGPSEHHKLRALEESELSQDTLAGDTLPGNTGGVPELEAGDTETHTPPPARTLQRRVRDYRRKRRKVEKQRTAQEQEKTSNVPSSSLLNLWQLFHSSEDMECEFRGFPSCSTPVRTWSVSSEAFPAV from the exons ATGAAATCTAGACGCACCCAAAAGTCTACAAAACCCCATTTACAAG ACCCCAAACTCGCTGATAAGGGGCACAAGTCAGCCTCGAAAAGCCATGCCAAACCACCATGTGAATCGTATCCTGCCCCAAAAAAGCCTTTCACTGGGAAACTATTCTACTTAGATTTGCCATCAAACAGAAGAGCAGAGACATTAGAGAATGATATCAAAAGGTTTGGAGGG ACGGTGGAGAAGTTCTTCAGCAAGGAGATCAAGTACCTGGTGTCTAATAAGAGAGAGGCCAGGTATGTGCAGTGTCATGGCCGCGACCCTCTTGTCCCAAGCCCTGACTCTGGGCACAGCTCCCCTCACCCTCGCCCCCATCCCGGCAGCCACAGAGACAGCCTCAAAGGAAGCTCCCAGGGCCAGGCAGACATG GTGGTCATAAGCAGGGGCAAGTCTTTTGTGAAGAGAGTTGTAAAAGAGCAG GTGAGAATACATGTCAACGAGATCCTAACCAATGCTCTGGAGTGGGGAGTGAAAATCCTGTACATTGATG ATGTAATAGCTTATATGGAAAAGAAGAAAAGGAATGATAAGTATACTGCTGAAAAGCCAACCGCAACCACAGCTGCTGTCAAGAAAAGT GCCAAAGGAGAACCTACAGGAAAACCAGCCTTCCAGAAGTATAAGG GTGGAAGGATCCGTAAACCCTTTGTAAAGGTAGTGGACTCCAGCAG ACATTACCGTCCAATTTATCTGGCCATGCCGAACATGCCAGAGTTTAACCTAACGTCAGCTCCCCCCTGCAGTCCATTCTATGTAGACTACCAGGAACACTCTGGGAAGAGACCTAAAGAGCACAG GAACCGAGGGGCGAGAGTGTCAGCCAGTGAGGAGAGGGGGCAGGACCGGGCCAGGAGGAACAGGGAGAAGAAACGTGGAGGCTACTGCGAGTGCTGCACGCTCAAATACAACAACATCAAAGCT CACCTGCGGAGTGAGCAGCACAAGGCCTTCTCCAGAAGTGATGAGTACCTGGTGGTGGACAGGCTCATCACCACACTGCCCTTCAACTTCAGTCACGTCAAAACAACACAAACTCCAACCACAAG GTCAAAGTACAGCATAACCTCCCTGTTGTGCGTTCCTGGACCCAGCATacagatggaggaagagaaggagggaggtgtGGAACCCAAAGAGCTGAAGGGGGGATTAATGTCCCTCTGGTCTACTACAGTGGAGCCCCCTCTCTCCCAGAGTGTGGAAAGCCCCTTGGAACAGCCTCGGAAGCGCAGCCTCGGAGCCCCTGTTCCCCACAGCACCAGCGAGGGGGAGAAGAGGTGCTCTTACGTCCCAGACAGACCCCAGCCCAAGCACAGATCCCTGTCCTGCAAACAACGCTGCCAACAGGGATCCCCCCGCAAGCACCCCCAGAGGGCTGGGCTGAGTCAGACACCTGTGTCTAATGCCGAAATAGACCCTTCTACCCTTGACTCTGTCGCCAACCCCAGACTTTCCCATCAGGGCCAGAGAACTCACACAGGCAAAGATGGCCGCTCTTCATTTAGTCACACAGAGGATTTACAATGTGGCGATCCAGCTGGACGTGTGAAGGTCCCTTCCAGTCAGCACAAGGTGGCAGGGCCTTCAGAACACCACAAGCTCAGAGCTTTAGAGGAGAGTGAACTGAGTCAGGATACGTTGGCTGGGGATACTCTTCCCGGGAATACTGGGGGTGTTCCGGAGCTCGAGGCAGGTgacacggagacacacacccctcctcctgcCAGGACGTTACAGAGGAGGGTCAGGGATTACAGACGGAAGAGAAGGAAAGTTGAGAAGCAGCGGACTGCTCAGGAGCAGGAAAAAACGAGCAATGTTCCCAGCAGCTCTCTGTTGAACCTCTGGCAACTGTTCCACTCCAGTGAGGACATGGAGTGTGAGTTCAGAGGCTTTCCCAGCTGTTCCACTCCAGTGAGGACATGGAGTGTGAGTTCAGAGGCTTTCCCAGCTGTTTGA